GCACTTTATCGAAGGCAGGATACGCATACATGCAACACTTGTGCAATTCAACAAatgatatacatacacgcacatatatcactaataattagggaaaataataactatcaaacaatattattatgtaccaacaatatatgcaatataatttacaatttaaaattaaaaagtcaaaacaaactaaaatctaaaataagtaCTAACAAAATTGGACAAACGATTCGACTCATCaactacataaatataactacAGAATAAAACTATtagtaatctaaggcaacttcACTCCTTACACAACAACGGGGTTCAAATGATCtatattttcccaaaattttaacttaaataaagccttttttctctggtaatcattttttattgtcatacattttttcccaaaaattgaacggaacaATTAATCTAGAAAATCTTGCAGGAAAAAATAGACAATGTTATGCTCTTATAACACATGcccgattttcgcgtttttcataCCTATTAAGCGGTTAAGGTACCAGTTTTTTTACCGGCGGGCGAAAAAAGTTGGCAGCGAACAAAATAGTTGTCAGCGGGAAAAAAGTAAACAGCGTGCAAATAGACCGGCGGGCAATACAAATGACAAATGCCTGCTTAAGGGGAAGGAtataccttaaattgtcaaaaaatgaaaaatccaatttttcgtttatatttttcctaaaaggtttaaaaaatgaattaaactattgcatatattcaggtataatgtaagaaacgtaaaacaatgtttatatgtagcatattatcaggtatgacatatctttgaaggccaaaattcagaatttctatttttcagcTGCCGCAGcctaaaaacgaaaaattagaCAATGTTATGCTCTTATAGATACActattgttaaatatattgtatgaattatatcattaaaaaatcaaaaatattttttcaaaaagcgaaaaatggctataatagGGCCATGTAAtagtcagaatcataaaaataaaatttccctAATTTAAGAATCAGAAAAcctatatgcatgtcaaattttattacgatcggttGCGTAGTTCCAGAATTATGACGGTATacgtgcatacacacacagccttCTGCATGgacatttttctaaaaacataTGATTCAAACACTAAACACCTCCGAATTCGTTTCTATCAAGTTTCATCTAAACTGAAAactttactattacaaagattTACCTAGGAggaaataaaattgttgatacCACAAATACTACAAATACTATACACGTGCAAGCTTTGTTAACATCCCCGGTGTGCGACCTGACTACAGCGGCACTTAAATGTTGCGGCGGCGTCGTTCGGATGCTCCTCTGACCGTCGCTTACAAATCATCGTATATTCCAAGATATCAAACATAGTTATACATATCATAGTCAGAATACGACGTCTTTTAAACTGTGGAGTTAGAACAATTAGGAACGTGATACAAATAAAACGGGACTGTTCAGATTTTAatctaattttataaattaaagctATCAATAAATGATTTAATCAAATGATATATAAgataatgtaataaaaaaattgtctgaaATTAGCAATCgaaatctttaaaaactttatataatcttttacttatattaaatacgcgaattaaaattctaaattttggaTTTTCCTTTAAAAGCCAAAGACGTTACAGCGCTATCTGTCCATGTCTTTTGCCTCTTTCCTGTTTATTTACAGTAGACCTAATACTAGAAAGCTTTTTAAGACCGATTAGTGTCTAACTAGTCGTTCAGACCTTATCCAGGATTCGTCTGGTAAGTATCACTCAGTCGTACTTTATAATCATACACGTGTCATAGgtatttaatacaaaattgtTAACTAGCGcaagtaaaaacaataattttctaaagatatttaaatttttagcttATTCGAGTAGTAAAGTCTGTTGAAATTTGAAAGCTTGTTTATGATTATTCGTATCTATTTCCATTCAGTACTTATACACGTGCAAAATTACAGAGGTAAAATCCTAAGCTTATCGAAACTATCCTAATAATCTGTGCATCTCGAAGCTTATGACGTATGTCTAGACAATTTTATTATAGTATTTACAACAATATTCCTAGTACCGTATCccattacaaaataaaaacaatcagTCAAACGACTCCGCCCTCAGCCATTAGCGTCCCTTACGCAGGTATGCCGATCTGAGGCGTACCCTCTGAATACCCCCACTCTTATTCCAGATGGCGACACTGAACGCATGCGCAAGCCATGTAATCCATCTCTCTTCCACCAGAGGGCTACTTTTACCAAGCTTGGGCGATTTTTAGCTCAAGTTAGTTATATTCGAACGGTCAAGCTGAGCAGTAGTTCTCTACGCTTCTGTACACATTTTCGAAGAATAAAGTATAGTCGTCAGCTTGTTATAGAAAAGTTCAGAGTATATCAATTCGTTTCCAACAATCTAAAGGTGCATCCGATTAAGTTCACGCGCACAGCGTCTCTACACACTTGTAACAGCGAGTCTCTGCACGATACGCCAAGTCAATTCAAAACAGTGTCGTTATATTCATTATCAATTTAGTGTTGATTTCCTAACGTAGGAGTTTTTTAGGTAGGTTTAGCTTTAAGGATTATTAATTTGCactaaagttttttttcagttgaaTCAACCGATCATCGAGAAGATAAAATGGCATTAGTTCAGCAGGACAGCGACCACCTTCCTAAGCAGCCAGGTCCGGACAACACAAAAAATCTGGCGGTCACGAACATCTTTAAACGTTTAACATCTTCTAAACGCCCAGATAAGTGCGGAATAAAAGTCGAAGTGAAACGTTCATCTTCGCCAATATTGCCGATAAAAAAAGGAGgtcagaagagaaagaggaattCATTAGAAGTAGAGGCAAAGGCAAAACGACCTCGAGAAATTGTTCCTGAAACTTCTAGATCTAGCACTTCCAAAAAGAGCATTCCACGAGGAAGGTACGTCGACAGCGAAAATAACGTAATTCGGCCGCCTACACCCTGCTATTTGGAAGTTGACGCCGATGACAAGCACTCGCTTGATTATTTCGATGCGCTTGTATACAAGAACCCGGAAAAGGAATTGGCACGGAGATTGATAGACAAGGAGTCGGATAAACTTTTTAACTTCTTGGAGCTGCCGAAAAATGAAGCAAAATCAATCGGTGAAATCGCAAAGTCGCCGTTCAAGCCACTCAACCTATCTGCATCTTCAAGTGACAGTGACGATCTTCAGCAGTTAGAGCATGACGAACAACCAATGGCCAACAATTCACCAGCACAAGTCATCCTGCAGCCAGCATCCGAGCCTGTTGACCTTCCGTTGTCTATTATCGGTGGTCGAACGATTGACAGCGAAGAAGCTCACGAGGACCCTTTGAACGTGTCTACCTGTTCAACCAGTTCGACCAGTTCAAACAGGTCAACCAGTTCAACCAGTTCAAAGAGTTCATCGTGTTCAACATGTTCCACCTGTTCTacgtcgtcgtcatcatcatcatcaaatagcagtagcagcagttcTAAGACTTCTAGCTCGAACTCAAGCAGCGACGATTCCGAGTCTTCAAATAGTAGTAACTCTAGCTCGAGCGATGACGAGAAAGCGCCAACATCAATACCAGACATTCCAAAACCACCATGTGAGCCTATAACTATAAAGAAGATACAAGACCCGGTAGCTTCAAAAACCCTCAACTCTAATATTAGGAAAAGCACGGTAGCCAGGCGGGGCCGTGCGGTATTAAATCCATTGGCGAGAGGAATAAGAACCAGGAAGACTATTGTCGAGAAAGCGCAAACATTGATACAAGACATTCCAAAATCACCATGTGAGCCTATAACTTTAAAGAAGATACAACACCCGGTAGCTTCAAACACCCTCAAAGCTAATAATAGGAAAAATACGGTAGCCAGGAGGGGCCGTGTGGTAATGAATCCATTGTCAAGAGGAATAAGAACTACAAAGACCATAGTCCCCACCCAAGTCATTGCGCCCCAAAATGTTGTGACATCCAGGATGCAACTAATCCATGGACTTTATTATAAGGAAATTTCCAATTGAGTCAAGGAGAGGTGTTGAATATGCCTAGGTAAGTTTGGCAACATGgcaatattttcttattttattgtatcaaTTCAGtctataaattaaaaagtatctaataacaattaaatctatttGTAGATACTGTTTAAAAAAGCGCTTGACACATTTCTTTAAAACCATCGGTTAACGTTCCAAAATTGCTCTGATAGAAAGCTGAGGCTGTATTGCCCGAAATCAGTAAAATTTCCTGGTGGATTAGCAGAATCTATGACAGAAATTTTCCAGAATACTTTGAAGTGTGGAAACATTTTCGGACAGAATGCTGGTGAAAATTCTGGCGAAGGTAGAGGAAGGCAATTCATAGTTAGGAGGTTAAGAACTATGACTATACTTATTGTAATCTTTGTGCaatgttatttatatattgtaataattttttcgtcAATAAAGATCTGATGAGGTTGAATACCACACCAACGAAACGTCGTCAGTTAACGTGAATTTTATGGATTTTTTTACAAGGATTACCTCTCTCACATTTGCtacgtatatttattttaattttgatcaACATGAAAAGTAATACGTACTATTTTCGACATATTTGTTTGCTTACAAATCAAAGCTTacagttattaataatttctgCTTATAAATCAGTTCAATTTCATTAGTAttctaattttctttatttaaaatagccCTACCCTGCAACCTCTTACAAAAAATGATGTATACACTACCTACACTTCATTCCACATAACCGACCCAAGTCatcaattattattacattattttatgctatatgtttaaataaattcatacGTATTGTTATATTAACATGACAATAGTGCAAAATGTAAACATtattaagtaatataaataaatacattataagttatGCTTGGCATTGGTCTTTTTGATCTAAATATTAAATCAgccaaacaaaataatataataatttttattgtaacttgtttatcagtttttggcatttccaaaaagagGGTACATATcaataacttttgatttgTGGTGCagatgttattaaaaaaattcaaaagaattTTAAGCAATTGGTCgagattttcaatttaaaaatgtaaaaattttctaatctCTAATAAACTATCAATCAATAGTTTATTGTGTACCGAGGGCGTAAAAtgggcttttttagaccgAGTGCGGaatttgcagtactcgtctttGGCTCGTGCTACCTCGCTTAGACTCCCTGGTGCACACTATACATTTTGCAACGCATGTACTGTTTTCTGCATTTTAGAAGGCTACAAAGATTCATATGGACCGTTTCAGTATTAATATTCAATAATAGAACAAGGGATGAAAGAATCAGATTTTTTAAAGCAGTAATCACCCGagggaaaaatattttcgctcCGTCCACGACTGaactataatagccactttatttccTGAAAAGCAGGACTAAAGTTGCATTTCATTTCCTCCTATTTTTTTCCCCTTAAAATGCGAGAAATCAATTCTTCATTCCtgcaaaattttggaaaattttgtaaatttgaaaaaaattttgaaaaacgttaaaaagtaaaaaattataaaaaaaataaaaaattttgaatatttaaaaatagttgtATTGATTAATTCAATTTAGCTCTTGTAGGTCCcacttttcaagaaataaagtggctacacagttcagtcgtgaataatacactatatgcaacacgagAGTAAAGTCAATGATTTCCTCGGGTAATTTAATgctttcgcttcgctcgggcagtAAACTATCACCCGCGGGAATAATCATCGACTATACTcacttgttgcataatgtactattatttcaCATCTGACTGGAAGGCCACTAGTTAATAGTAAAGGTAAAAGGTAAAAGGTAAAGTAAAAGGCTACTATCTACATGAGGTCGAAATGCCTGCTTAGCCCTCGGCGCACACTGTAgtatttttgtaacacatgcccgattttcgcgtttttcataCCTATTAAGCGGTTAAGGTACCAGTTTTTTTACCGGCGGGCGAAAAAAGTTGGCAGCGAACAAAATAGTTGTCAGCGGGAAAAAAGTAAACAGAGTGCAAATAGACCGGCGGgcaataaaaatgacaaatgcCTGCTTAAGGGGAAGGAtataccttaaattgtcaaaaaatgaaaaatccaattttttgtttatatttttcctaaatggtttaaaaaatgaattaaactattgcatatattcaggtataatgtaagaaacgtaaaacaatgtttatatgtagcatattatcaggtatgacatatctttgaaggccaaaattcagaatttctatttttcagctaccgcagacttacttatGATTTGGGCCTCATAGGGCACTTTTATCATGATAGATATGCTTTAAACATatatagtttccagatgaATGTAGGATTTTACAAAcaactataattttaaaaatttgtctggatattaatataaaatttgttacttttcaGGCACTCGCCCCGTATAAAGAGTTTCGAAGAAACGTCTTATACCCAGGGCGAACGCTTATTGTATTTgaccaaaaatgtgtatttttttcaattctttttgagccattttttataaaaaggttttttcataaaagtattctggctattttgtagaaaattaaattctgaacaaattcacattatttgaaaattctaaataccgaattgaaaaaagtctttCTAGTAGCGAAGCCTCATTCTCCGAAAATTGACTTTTTGTCCGTGCGCAGGACCTGATGTTCATAAGAAGTGTCGTTCTATTACACAACATACTTGCTCAAAACAACTTTTATCAgtcaaattcactatgtatattaactATACCATATTCTACATGATCAACATGTATATGCAACTTTTTAGACATACTTTTGTagaacaataaaggtagaaactgacatttttttactatacccatactaaattcttgaaaaactaaacttctCACACTCGCTTCTATGAAATACTTGTGGAAAGACTATAtatgttcaatatactatattctaagaAATCACTGAgcatatgtatatctatatatacgtatgtgtgaTATTTATCCCTCcgcataaccttaaatcttaagaaaatattaattgttttcattCTAACTATACTAAACACTTGCActgtaactgtatattatcatactcatcaacatgtatatatacgcatacttttactaatttttatacgaagtgaccttatattacatttcatactttcttgaacgtactttttgcacttacactcactatatgtactgaatatacaatattctacactacgcctagcctaaatttcttaaaaaaccttatattacatgtcatacttgcttgaatcaacttttctcacataaactcactatatatactgaatctacgatattctgcacaacacctagactaaattttcaagataatcttatattacacttcatactctattgaacgaactttttgcactcaatctcactatatatatatatatatatatatatatatatatatatatatatatatatatattgaatattctatattctacactacgcctagcctaaatttttgaaaaaacctcatattacatgtcatacttgcttgactaaacttttttcacttaaacTCTACACCATGCCTACactaaatttttagttttttctccTACTTCCTTTATCTCTCTTCTGACTAaaccttctctttcttctgtcTTCGTGAATCATGTAATCCTGTTACTTTCTTatcactcctttttttttaaagcacaCGCATcattacaatatattattgcatAGCCCGTATTCTGTAAGCTTGTGAACGGTAGAGGCTTGTCTTTGTCAACCACTACTTTGTTATGTCGTACACGAAATTTGTGCTGCCCTGTTATGGCTGACAACAGCAAGTCGCTTATATTGCTTTTATTACCATggatgtatatatgtatatacatttaatatttgcatgtaacttaaaatcttgaattggtgaattttttattatactcttgcGTCCCCTAAACACTGACATAAGTGTAGATGTGTataacacacatatataccaTTGCCGCATAATATAAGCACAAAGTCTAAAGCGATACATCTTTAATCTTGCTTGCTCTGAACGTAACACTATGCCTCATAATtatagaaatacatataaataataaaaatgtatatcatTAACTCAATGATATATGGTTACTGCGTCAGAGAATCGActtcttaaacaaatattgaacaagatacttttactaaattgtaatttatgcattgtatacattaattaaattgtaactagattatacatagcaaattataacaatcataaataacaataattattgcactgaaaaaagaataataatagttaaaattaaaataagaacataattttaatcataattttaaccgtaaacaaatttttatgcaatttttgactataatgaaatatcaatgacattatactttgcaataaaatgcaacaaaatcatttatatacaagataaataataattttaataaattaaaaataatatactttactagtcaagtggctgatagaaaaattcatctgctacaaacatcataaacattgaagaacctgcaacaataaaataatttccacAAAGTAAATGCTGAATAGAAcaagttttaaacaataaattttgtttttaattcatattaaatcacttatctaataattccaTTGAAGCACTTTATCGAAGGCAGGATACGCATACATGCAACACTTGTGCAATTCAACAAatgatatacatacacgcacatatatcactaataattagggaaaataataactatcaaacaatattattatgtaccaacaatatatgcaatataatttacaatttaaaattaaaaagtcaaaacaaactaaaatctaaaataagtaCTAACAAAATTGGACAAACGATTCGACTCATCaactacataaatataactacAGAATAAAACTATtagtaatctaaggcaacttcACTCCTTACACAACAACGGGGTTCAAATGATCtatattttcccaaaattttaacttaaataaagccttttttctctggtaatcattttttattgtcatacattttttcccaaaaattgaacggaacaATTAATCTAGAAAATCTTGCAGGAAAAAATAGACAATGTTATGCTCTTATAACACATGcccgattttcgcgtttttcataCCTATTAAGCGGTTAAGGTACCAGTTTTTTTACCGGCGGGCGAAAAAAGTTGGCAGCGAACAAAATAGTTGTCAGCGGGAAAAAAGTAAACAGCGTGCAAATAGACCGGCGGGCAATACAAATGACAAATGCCTGCTTAAGGGGAAGGAtataccttaaattgtcaaaaaatgaaaaatccaatttttcgtttatatttttcctaaaaggtttaaaaaatgaattaaactattgcatatattcaggtataatgtaagaaacgtaaaacaatgtttatatgtagcatattatcaggtatgacatatctttgaaggccaaaattcagaatttctatttttcagcTGCCGCAGactaaaaacgaaaaattagaCAATGTTATGCTCTTATAGATACActattgttaaatatattgtatgaattatatcattaaaaaatcaaaaatattttttcaaaaagcgaaaaatggctataatagGGCCATGTAAtagtcagaatcataaaaataaaatttccctAATTTAAGAATCAGAAAAcctatatgcatgtcaaattttattacgatcggttGCGTAGTTCCAGAATTATGACGGTATacgtgcatacacacacagccttCTGCATGgacatttttctaaaaacataTGATTCAAACACTAAACACCTCCGAATTCGTTTCTATCAAGTTTCATCTAAACTGAAAactttactattacaaagattTACCTAGGAggaaataaaattgttgatacCACAAATACTACAAATACTATACACGTGCAAGCTTTGTTAACATCCCCGGTGTGCGACCTGACTACAGCGGCACTTAAATGTTGCGGCGGCGTCGTTCGGATGCTCCTCTGACCGTCGCTTACAAATCATCGTATATTCCAAGATATCAAACATAGTTATACATATCATAGTCAGAATACGACGTCTTTTAAACTGTGGAGTTAGAACAATTAGGAACGTGATACAAATAAAACGGGACTGTTCAGATTTTAatctaattttataaattaaagctATCAATAAATGATTTAATCAAATGATATATAAgataatgtaataaaaaaattgtctgaaATTAGCAATCgaaatctttaaaaactttatataatcttttacttatattaaatacgcgaattaaaattctaaattttggaTTTTCCTTTAAAAGCCAAAGACGTTACAGCGCTATCTGTCCATGTCTTTTGCCTCTTTCCTGTTTATTTACAGTAGACCTAATACTAGAAAGCTTTTTAAGACCGATTAGTGTCTAACTAGTCGTTCAGACCTTATCCAGGATTCGTCTGGTAAGTATCACTCAGTCGTACTTTATAATCATACACGTGTCATAGgtatttaatacaaaattgtTAACTAGCGcaagtaaaaacaataattttctaaagatatttaaatttttagcttATTCGAGTAGTAAAGTCTGTTGAAATTTGAAAGCTTGTTTATGATTATTCGTATCTATTTCCATTCAGTACTTATACACGTGCAAAATTACAGAGGTAAAATCCTAAGCTTATCGAAACTATCCTAATAATCTGTGCATCTCGAAGCTTATGACGTATGTCTAGACAATTTTATTATAGTATTTACAACAATATTCCTAGTACCGTATCccattacaaaataaaaacaatcagTCAAACGACTCCGCCCTCAGCCATTAGCGTCCCTTACGCAGGTATGCCGATCTGAGGCGTACCCTCTGAATACCCCCACTCTTATTCCAGATGGCGACACTGAACGCATGCGCAAGCCATGTAATCCATCTCTCTTCCACCAGAGGGCTACTTTTACCAAGCTTGGGCGATTTTTAGCTCAAGTTAGTTATATTCGAACGGTCAAGCTGAGCAGTAGTTCTCTACGCTTCTGTACACATTTTCGAAGAATAAAGTATAGTCGTCAGCTTGTTATAGAAAAGTTCAGAGTATATCAATTCGTTTCCAACAATCTAAAGGTGCATCCGATTAAGTTCACGCGCACAGCGTCTCTACACACTTGTAACAGCGAGTCTCTGCACGATACGCCAAGTCAATTCAAAACAGTGTCGTTATATTCATTATCAATTTAGTGTTGATTTCCTAACGTAGGAGTTTTTTAGGTAGGTTTAGCTTTAAGGATTATTAATTTGCactaaagttttttttcagttgaaTCAACCGATCATCGAGAAGATAAAATGGCATTAGTTCAGCAGGACAGCGACCACCTTCCTAAGCAGCCAGGTCCGGACAACACAAAAAATCTGGCGGTCACGAACATCTTTAAACGTTTAACATCTTCTAAACGCCCAGATAAGTGCGGAATAAAAGTCGAAGTGAAACGTTCATCTTCGCCAATATTGCCGATAAAAAAAGGAGgtcagaagagaaagaggaattCATTAGAAGTAGAGGCAAAGGCAAAACGACCTCGAGAAATTGTTCCTGAAACTTCTAGATCTAGCACTTCCAAAAAGAGCATTCCACGAGGAAGGTACGTCGACAGCGAAAATAACGTAATTCGGCCGCCTACACCCTGCTATTTGGAAGTTGACGCCGATGA
Above is a genomic segment from Nasonia vitripennis strain AsymCx unplaced genomic scaffold, Nvit_psr_1.1 unplaced0069, whole genome shotgun sequence containing:
- the LOC116418155 gene encoding cell wall integrity and stress response component 3-like: MALVQQDSDHLPKQPGPDNTKNLAVTNIFKRLTSSKRPDKCGIKVEVKRSSSPILPIKKGGQKRKRNSLEVEAKAKRPREIVPETSRSSTSKKSIPRGRYVDSENNVIRPPTPCYLEVDADDKHSLDYFDALVYKNPEKELARRLIDKESDKLFNFLELPKNEAKSIGEIAKSPFKPLNLSASSSDSDDLQQLEHDEQPMANNSPAQVILQPASEPVDLPLSIIGGRTIDSEEAHEDPLNVSTCSTSSTSSNRSTSSTSSKSSSCSTCSTCSTSSSSSSSNSSSSSSKTSSSNSSSDDSESSNSSNSSSSDDEKAPTSIPDIPKPPCEPITIKKIQDPVASKTLNSNIRKSTVARRGRAVLNPLARGIRTRKTIVEKAQTLIQDIPKSPCEPITLKKIQHPVASNTLKANNRKNTVARRGRVVMNPLSRGIRTTKTIVPTQVIAPQNVVTSRMQLIHGLYYKEISN